The Pelagibacterium halotolerans B2 genome has a segment encoding these proteins:
- the trbE gene encoding conjugal transfer protein TrbE, with amino-acid sequence MMRLAEYRSKASLLADFLPWAALIGPGIILNKDGSLQRTARFRGPDLDSATPAELVAVSGRLNNALRRLGSGWAVFVEAQRLPARDYPLSQFPDPVSALVDAERRAQFEEASSHFESAYFLTFVWMPPADAASRAGRWLYEDAPDKGLNPQEHVTSFTARTDRLLDLLDGFMPEAVWLSDEETLTYLHSTISTRRQRVRVPETPMHLDALLADSALVGGLAPKLGDDHLRTLTIIGFPTATWPGLLDELNGQAFEYRWVSRAVCLDKTDATRLLTRIRRQWFAKRKSIAAILKEVMTNEASTLLDSDASNKAADADEALQELGADMAGAAYVTATLTVWDEDEAVAEAKLKAAEKVIQGRDFTCMPETVNAIEAWLGSLPGHLYANVRQPPVSTFNLVHMIPISAVWAGPARNDHLDGPPLFYAETEGSTPFRFSPHVGDVGHTLVVGPTGSGKSVLLALMALQFRRYASAQVFAFDFGGSIRCATVACGGDWQDLAGALSEDEAAVQRQPLRNIDEAAERAWAQDWLSGLIAREGVTVDPVARDHLWSALTSLASAPVEERTLTGLSVLLQSTELKQAMAPFCLGGPFGRLLDAETEELGTADFQTFETEGLIGSAATPAVLAYLFHRIEERLDGRPSLIIVDEGWLALDDGTFGGQLREWLKTLRKKNASVLFATQSLADIDNSAIAPAIVESCPTRIFLPNERAFEPQIADIYRRFGLNERQIEIIARAMPKRDYYCQSRRGNRLFSLGLGEVALAFTAASSKADQAAITDILADHGRDGFAATWLARRGLDWAVELLGPVPDPDPSPQTQENTDA; translated from the coding sequence ATGATGCGCCTTGCCGAATACCGCTCCAAAGCCTCCTTGCTTGCCGACTTCCTGCCTTGGGCGGCGCTCATCGGGCCGGGCATCATCCTCAACAAGGACGGCAGCCTGCAACGCACCGCGCGGTTTCGTGGACCGGACCTGGACTCCGCAACGCCTGCGGAGCTCGTCGCCGTCTCGGGAAGGCTGAACAATGCCCTGCGCCGGCTTGGCTCCGGCTGGGCTGTCTTCGTCGAAGCGCAACGACTGCCCGCCCGGGACTATCCGCTCTCGCAATTTCCCGATCCTGTCTCGGCTCTGGTCGATGCCGAGCGGCGGGCACAATTCGAGGAAGCGTCGAGCCATTTCGAGAGCGCCTATTTCCTGACCTTCGTCTGGATGCCGCCGGCGGACGCCGCCAGCCGCGCCGGACGCTGGCTCTATGAGGACGCGCCGGACAAGGGTCTGAACCCGCAAGAGCATGTCACAAGCTTTACCGCGCGCACGGATCGTCTGCTCGATCTCCTCGACGGCTTCATGCCGGAAGCGGTCTGGCTCTCCGACGAGGAGACGCTGACCTATTTGCATTCGACGATTTCAACCCGGCGCCAGCGCGTGCGCGTTCCGGAAACGCCGATGCATCTCGACGCGCTCCTGGCCGACAGTGCGCTTGTCGGCGGGTTGGCGCCGAAACTGGGTGATGACCATCTCCGTACGCTGACCATCATTGGGTTCCCGACCGCCACATGGCCAGGCCTGCTCGACGAACTCAACGGCCAGGCCTTTGAATATCGCTGGGTGTCGCGCGCCGTCTGCCTCGACAAGACAGACGCGACCAGGCTCCTCACCCGCATTCGCCGACAGTGGTTCGCCAAGCGCAAATCCATCGCCGCGATCCTCAAGGAGGTGATGACCAACGAGGCCTCGACGCTTCTCGATTCCGACGCATCGAACAAGGCCGCCGATGCGGACGAAGCTTTACAGGAACTCGGCGCGGACATGGCGGGCGCCGCCTATGTCACGGCCACGCTGACGGTCTGGGACGAGGACGAAGCGGTCGCCGAGGCCAAGCTGAAGGCGGCCGAGAAGGTCATACAGGGTCGCGATTTCACCTGCATGCCGGAAACGGTCAACGCTATCGAGGCCTGGCTCGGTTCGCTGCCCGGCCACCTTTACGCCAATGTTCGCCAGCCGCCGGTCTCGACCTTCAATCTCGTCCACATGATCCCGATTTCGGCGGTGTGGGCGGGGCCGGCGCGCAACGATCATCTGGACGGCCCGCCTCTGTTTTACGCCGAGACGGAAGGCTCGACCCCGTTTCGCTTTTCGCCCCATGTCGGCGATGTCGGCCATACGCTGGTCGTCGGCCCCACCGGTTCAGGCAAGTCGGTACTGCTGGCGCTGATGGCGCTGCAGTTTCGGCGCTACGCGAGCGCGCAGGTCTTCGCCTTCGATTTCGGAGGTTCGATCCGCTGCGCGACCGTCGCCTGCGGCGGCGACTGGCAAGATCTCGCCGGAGCGCTGTCTGAGGATGAGGCGGCCGTACAGCGCCAGCCGCTCCGCAATATCGACGAGGCCGCCGAGCGCGCCTGGGCGCAGGATTGGCTGTCCGGCCTGATTGCCCGCGAAGGCGTTACCGTCGATCCGGTCGCACGCGACCATCTCTGGTCGGCGCTGACCTCGCTCGCCTCGGCGCCGGTCGAGGAACGCACCCTGACGGGCCTCTCGGTTCTGTTGCAGTCGACCGAGCTCAAACAGGCGATGGCGCCATTCTGTCTCGGCGGCCCCTTCGGACGGTTGCTGGACGCCGAGACCGAGGAACTGGGAACAGCCGACTTTCAGACGTTCGAGACCGAAGGACTGATCGGCTCGGCCGCAACGCCCGCCGTGCTCGCCTATCTGTTTCATCGCATCGAGGAACGCCTCGACGGACGCCCGAGCCTGATCATCGTCGACGAAGGGTGGCTCGCGCTCGATGACGGCACCTTCGGCGGTCAGCTCCGCGAATGGCTGAAGACATTGAGGAAGAAGAACGCCTCCGTCCTCTTCGCCACGCAGTCGCTGGCTGATATCGACAATTCCGCTATCGCGCCTGCCATCGTCGAGAGCTGCCCGACGCGGATTTTTCTGCCGAACGAACGCGCTTTCGAGCCGCAGATCGCCGACATCTATCGGCGCTTCGGTCTCAACGAACGCCAGATCGAGATCATCGCGCGGGCCATGCCCAAGCGTGACTATTACTGCCAGTCGCGGCGCGGCAATCGGCTCTTCTCGCTCGGTCTCGGTGAGGTCGCACTCGCCTTCACCGCGGCATCCTCCAAAGCCGACCAGGCCGCCATTACCGACATCCTCGCCGACCACGGGCGGGACGGCTTCGCCGCGACCTGGCTCGCTCGGCGCGGCCTCGACTGGGCCGTCGAACTGCTTGGCCCGGTCCCCGATCCAGATCCTTCACCTCAAACGCAGGAGAATACAGATGCGTAA
- the trbB gene encoding P-type conjugative transfer ATPase TrbB, with protein sequence MTVHTLKSEALARGARMLRTALGADVAAWLEDPAVIEVMLNPDGRLWVDRLSEGLADTGEQLSAADGERIIRLVAHHVGVEVHAGSPRVSAELPGTGERFEGLLPPVVAAPVFAIRKPAIAVFTLEDYVRGGIMPEETAAELREAITTRANILVAGGTSTGKTTLTNALLAEVAESSDRVVLIEDTRELQCLTPNLVALRTKDGVASLSDLVRSSLRLRPDRIPIGEVRGAEALDLLKAWGTGHPGGIGTIHAGSALGALRRLEQLIQEAVITVPRAMIAETIDLIAVLSGRGSARRLSELARVERLDTSGDYRLQPLLHPQTGDHP encoded by the coding sequence ATGACCGTCCACACACTCAAATCCGAAGCTCTCGCCCGTGGCGCGCGCATGCTCAGGACCGCGCTAGGGGCAGACGTTGCCGCGTGGCTCGAAGACCCTGCCGTTATTGAAGTGATGCTCAATCCTGATGGTCGTCTATGGGTCGACCGGCTGAGCGAAGGGCTGGCCGATACGGGCGAACAACTTTCGGCGGCGGATGGCGAACGGATCATTCGTTTGGTCGCGCATCACGTCGGCGTAGAAGTCCATGCCGGATCCCCGCGCGTATCAGCGGAGTTGCCGGGAACAGGAGAGCGGTTCGAAGGCCTGCTACCGCCCGTCGTCGCCGCGCCGGTCTTCGCCATCCGTAAGCCGGCCATCGCGGTCTTCACGCTCGAAGACTATGTGCGCGGCGGGATCATGCCGGAAGAAACGGCGGCGGAATTGCGCGAGGCCATCACAACGCGCGCCAATATCCTTGTCGCCGGCGGCACTTCGACTGGCAAGACCACGCTCACCAATGCGCTGCTGGCCGAAGTCGCCGAATCCTCCGACCGCGTCGTTCTGATCGAGGATACGCGCGAACTCCAATGCCTGACGCCGAACCTGGTCGCCTTGAGGACGAAGGATGGCGTTGCGTCGCTTTCCGATCTTGTCCGCTCCTCGCTACGCCTTCGGCCCGACCGCATTCCGATCGGCGAGGTGCGTGGCGCCGAAGCGCTCGATCTTCTGAAAGCCTGGGGCACCGGCCATCCGGGCGGGATCGGCACCATTCACGCGGGCTCGGCCCTCGGCGCGCTGCGCCGTCTCGAACAGCTCATCCAGGAAGCCGTCATCACCGTACCGCGCGCGATGATCGCCGAGACCATCGACCTGATCGCCGTTCTCTCTGGCCGCGGATCGGCGCGCCGGCTCTCCGAACTCGCCCGCGTCGAGCGCCTCGATACGAGCGGTGACTATCGGCTCCAGCCTCTTCTTCATCCCCAGACAGGAGACCATCCATGA
- a CDS encoding TrbC/VirB2 family protein, whose product MTRTTILYPRWPLYATALAVGVLLAAPAHAAGSGMPWEAPLQSILESIEGPVAKIVAVIIIIITGLTLAFGDSSGGFRRLVQIVFGLSIAFAASSFFLSFFSFGGGALI is encoded by the coding sequence ATGACCAGAACCACCATTCTCTATCCACGCTGGCCGCTCTATGCGACCGCCCTCGCTGTCGGCGTTCTACTTGCTGCGCCCGCCCATGCAGCCGGATCGGGCATGCCCTGGGAGGCGCCGCTCCAGTCGATCCTGGAATCGATCGAAGGACCGGTCGCAAAGATCGTCGCCGTGATCATCATCATCATTACCGGCCTGACGCTCGCTTTCGGCGACTCCTCGGGCGGCTTTCGCCGGCTGGTGCAGATCGTCTTTGGCCTCTCCATCGCCTTCGCCGCGTCAAGCTTCTTCCTGTCCTTCTTCTCCTTCGGGGGCGGAGCGCTGATCTGA
- a CDS encoding VirB3 family type IV secretion system protein, protein MEGAGEIPGFYAPVHRALVEPILLGGAPRAIAIANGTLAAAVGLGLRLWVVGIALWLVGHLLAVWAAKHDAQIVDVVRRHLRFPTWFGV, encoded by the coding sequence ATGGAGGGTGCCGGTGAAATCCCTGGCTTCTACGCACCGGTTCACCGTGCGCTGGTCGAGCCGATCCTGCTCGGCGGCGCGCCGCGTGCGATCGCCATCGCCAACGGCACGCTCGCGGCCGCAGTCGGCCTTGGGCTCAGGCTCTGGGTGGTCGGGATCGCGCTCTGGCTTGTCGGCCATCTGCTCGCGGTCTGGGCTGCCAAGCATGACGCCCAGATCGTCGACGTTGTCCGGCGGCATCTTCGTTTTCCAACCTGGTTCGGAGTTTGA
- a CDS encoding ArsR/SmtB family transcription factor, which translates to MTLQNIQDDLSAADTLEPRAKLFRGLGDPSRLAILDALLSDERSVQEIVTQTGLGQPNVSNHLRCLLDCGLVSRRNEGRFVRYRLADRRIADLIRDADQLLASTAVGVDACRSYTD; encoded by the coding sequence ATGACATTGCAAAACATTCAAGACGATCTTTCGGCAGCTGACACCCTTGAGCCGCGGGCAAAGCTCTTCCGGGGTCTCGGCGACCCCAGCCGTCTTGCGATCCTCGATGCGCTACTGTCGGACGAACGCAGCGTGCAGGAAATCGTTACCCAAACAGGGCTTGGTCAGCCCAATGTCTCGAACCATCTGCGCTGCCTTTTGGATTGCGGTCTGGTCAGTCGCAGGAACGAAGGTCGGTTCGTCCGGTATCGCCTTGCGGACAGGCGGATCGCTGATCTCATCCGCGACGCAGATCAACTACTTGCCTCGACAGCCGTAGGGGTCGATGCCTGCCGAAGCTATACGGATTAA
- a CDS encoding LysR family transcriptional regulator, with protein MGYRSWFDGLNRDVTENAVMEMNQIRYFLAVCEHRNFTHAASAANVSQPSLTTAIKKLEDELGGELFVRDRAGCRLTALGKLMQPRLRKVHDETLQAKAEAIRHVRLERVPISVGVGETIGHNRISAAMERTRTRLPQAEIELIVASSSELLAGLRDCEFDVVVSAEKVSEDLYRIDRLYEEDYKVVVSKSHPLSELNAISLSTLAGTDMLDRLNCEMRDALHGACADHGHELYAAYRSNRVDWLVELARQGSGAVILPATAIPSDMGLVSKPFDGLEISRTVLALRYRHQTTRPETNDLIREMTRTPA; from the coding sequence ATGGGCTATCGTAGTTGGTTTGATGGCCTGAACAGGGATGTGACGGAGAATGCGGTGATGGAAATGAACCAGATCAGGTATTTTCTCGCTGTCTGCGAGCACCGAAACTTTACCCACGCAGCCAGTGCCGCCAATGTCTCCCAACCTTCCTTGACGACTGCGATCAAGAAACTTGAAGACGAGCTTGGAGGTGAGCTGTTTGTCAGAGACCGTGCGGGATGCAGGCTTACCGCCCTCGGAAAACTCATGCAGCCAAGGTTGCGGAAGGTTCACGATGAGACGCTACAGGCTAAGGCAGAAGCGATCCGTCATGTGCGCTTGGAGCGGGTTCCAATCTCTGTCGGTGTCGGCGAAACGATTGGCCACAACAGAATTTCGGCTGCTATGGAGCGCACTCGTACGCGATTGCCGCAAGCCGAAATCGAATTGATCGTTGCGTCATCCTCTGAGCTTCTTGCCGGGTTGCGGGATTGTGAATTTGACGTTGTAGTCAGCGCAGAGAAGGTCAGTGAAGACCTCTATCGCATAGACCGTCTCTATGAAGAGGATTACAAGGTCGTGGTGTCAAAGTCGCACCCGTTGTCTGAACTAAATGCGATTTCTCTTTCGACTCTTGCTGGAACTGATATGCTTGACCGACTAAATTGCGAAATGCGGGATGCTTTGCATGGGGCCTGCGCGGATCATGGTCACGAACTCTACGCGGCCTATCGGTCAAATCGCGTGGATTGGTTAGTTGAACTCGCGCGGCAAGGGTCAGGTGCGGTGATCCTGCCAGCCACCGCAATTCCTTCGGACATGGGCCTTGTGTCGAAACCCTTCGATGGTCTTGAAATATCAAGAACTGTTTTGGCTCTTCGATATCGGCACCAAACGACGAGACCAGAGACAAATGACCTGATCCGTGAGATGACGCGCACGCCAGCGTAG
- a CDS encoding putative quinol monooxygenase yields the protein MKTQVLQAFAALALITTSATAQDNPMENHTASYIAMPAAEGQTEAFAEFLAGAAPIVRETEPGTVLWFALQADDTLAIFDIFADEEARDAHFSGAVAAALNQNADALVDGGWDDGVVANINNSDVLSVKAPVNLYTATTATYIKLEAAPGKGPELAALLTAAGPIVADTEPKTLFWAALQIDENNFAIFDIFADNSGREAHFAGQVAGLLNEKAPELVSGGWDDGVLANVHNFDILATK from the coding sequence ATGAAAACGCAAGTCCTTCAGGCATTCGCCGCACTGGCTCTGATCACAACTTCTGCAACTGCACAGGACAACCCGATGGAAAATCATACTGCCAGCTACATCGCCATGCCCGCCGCCGAAGGCCAGACCGAAGCCTTCGCGGAGTTTCTGGCTGGTGCCGCACCGATCGTGCGAGAAACAGAGCCGGGCACCGTACTTTGGTTTGCTCTGCAAGCCGACGATACGCTCGCAATCTTTGACATCTTCGCAGATGAAGAAGCACGCGACGCTCATTTCTCAGGAGCGGTTGCTGCGGCTTTGAACCAAAACGCGGACGCGCTGGTCGACGGAGGATGGGACGACGGTGTTGTCGCGAATATCAACAACTCCGATGTCCTGTCGGTAAAGGCGCCGGTTAATCTCTACACGGCAACGACCGCAACTTACATCAAGCTCGAAGCTGCTCCAGGTAAAGGCCCCGAATTGGCAGCCTTGCTGACCGCCGCCGGCCCCATCGTCGCAGATACCGAACCCAAGACATTGTTCTGGGCGGCGCTGCAGATTGACGAGAACAACTTTGCCATCTTCGACATCTTTGCCGACAACTCTGGCCGCGAAGCGCACTTTGCCGGACAAGTCGCCGGACTCCTGAATGAAAAGGCTCCAGAATTGGTCTCTGGCGGATGGGACGACGGTGTGTTGGCAAACGTCCACAATTTCGACATCCTCGCTACTAAGTAA